One window of the Populus trichocarpa isolate Nisqually-1 chromosome 9, P.trichocarpa_v4.1, whole genome shotgun sequence genome contains the following:
- the LOC7456362 gene encoding bifunctional dihydrofolate reductase-thymidylate synthase 1 isoform X2: protein MFGDSMANLSNGNANTQQPDPRRTYQVVVAATKDMGIGKDGKQPWKLPSDVKFFKDVTLTTSDLGKKNAVIMGRKTWESIPLEHRPFPGRLNVVLTRSGSFDIATAENVVICGSMGSALELLAASPYFLSIEKVFVIGGGQILRESLNAPGCDAIHITEIETDFDCDTFIPAIDTSVFQPWCSSFPKMENDIRYCFTTYVRVRSSAIESHSQNNGVSSDGNSENSKFEVKKFSFLPKMVFERHEEYLYLRLVQDIITDGNLKDGRAGTGTLSKFGCQMRFNLRKTFPFLTTKKVFWRGVVEELLWFISGSTNAKVLQEKGIHIWDGNASRDYLDSVGLKDREEGDLGPFYGFQWRHFGARYTDMHADYTGQGFDQLLDVIDKIRNNPNDRGIVLSAWNPTDLKLMVLPPCHMFVQFYVANGELSCQMYQRSADMGLGVPFSIASYALLTHIIAHVCDLVPGDFIHVIGDAHVYHTHIRPLQEQLHKLPKPFPILKINSEKKDIDSFVAADFELIGYDPHQKIEMKMAV from the exons ATGTTTGGGGATTCTATGGCAAACCTTTCCAATGGAAATGCGAATACGCAGCAGCCTGATCCTCGAAGGACTTACCAAGTGGTCGTGGCTGCCACTAAGGACATGGGTATCGGGAAAGATGGGAAGCAACCATGGAAATTGCCTTCGGATGTTAAGTTTTTTAAGGATGTGACCTTAACCACGTCGGATCTTGGGAAGAAGAATGCGGTTATAATGGGAAGGAAGACCTGGGAAAGTATTCCGCTTGAGCATAGGCCTTTTCCTGGTCGGCTTAATGTTGTTTTGACTCGTTCTGGAAGTTTTGATATTGCTACTGCTGAGAATGTTGTGATTTGTGGAAGCATGGGTTCAGCCTTGGAGTTGTTGGCTGCGTCTCCTTATTTTCTGTCGATCGAGAAAGTGTTTGTTATTGGAGGTGGTCAGATATTAAG GGAATCTTTGAATGCGCCTGGATGTGATGCTATCCACATTACAGAAATTGAGACGGATTTTGACTGTGATACTTTTATCCCTGCAATTGATACCTCTGTATTTCAGCCTTGGTGCTCTTCTTTTCCCAAGATGGAAAATGACATACGATATTGCTTTACAACTTATGTTCGAGTGAGGAGTTCTGCAATCGAGTCCCATAGTCAAAATAATGGTGTGAGCTCTGATGGTAATTCAGAAAACAGTAAGTTTGAGGTAAAAAAGTTCTCGTTCCTTCCCAAGATGGTTTTTGAGAGACACGAGGAGTATTTGTATCTCAGACTGGTTCAAGACATCATCACTGATGGCAATTTGAAGGATGGCAGGGCAGGAACTGGTACTTTATCAAAATTTGGTTGCCAG ATGCGGTTCAATCTGCGCAAAACTTTTCCGTTTCTTACAACAAAG aaagtATTTTGGCGAGGTGTTGTTGAAGAGCTCTTGTGGTTCATCAGTGGTTCAACAAATGCCAAG GTCCTTCAGGAAAAGGGTATTCACATATGGGATGGCAATGCATCCAGAGATTATCTTGACAG TGTTGGGTTAAAGGACAGAGAGGAGGGTGACTTGGGACCTTTCTATGGGTTCCAGTGGAGACACTTTGGTGCTAG GTATACTGATATGCATGCCGACTACACTGGCCAAGGATTCGATCAATTGTTAGATGTTATTGACAAGATCAGGAATAATCCAAATGATCGTGGGATTGTACTCTCAGCTTGGAATCCTACTGATCTCAAATTGATGGTGCTTCCACCTTGCCATATGTTTGTTCAG ttctatGTAGCCAATGGAGAATTGTCATGCCAAATGTACCAGCGTTCTGCTGACATGGGCCTTGGTGTGCCCTTCAGCATTGCATCTTATGCTCTCTTGACACACATCATTGCTCATGTCTGTG ATCTCGTTCCAGGCGATTTCATTCATGTGATTGGTGATGCTCATGTTTATCATACTCATATCAGGCCTCTGCAGGAGCAGCTTCATAAACTGCCAAAGCCTTTCCCT ATTTTGAAGATCAATTCTGAGAAGAAAGACATCGATTCTTTTGTGGCGGCTGATTTTGAACTCATAGGCTATGATCCTCACcagaaaattgaaatgaaaatggcAGTATAG
- the LOC7456362 gene encoding bifunctional dihydrofolate reductase-thymidylate synthase 1 isoform X1: MFGDSMANLSNGNANTQQPDPRRTYQVVVAATKDMGIGKDGKQPWKLPSDVKFFKDVTLTTSDLGKKNAVIMGRKTWESIPLEHRPFPGRLNVVLTRSGSFDIATAENVVICGSMGSALELLAASPYFLSIEKVFVIGGGQILRESLNAPGCDAIHITEIETDFDCDTFIPAIDTSVFQPWCSSFPKMENDIRYCFTTYVRVRSSAIESHSQNNGVSSDGNSENSKFEVKKFSFLPKMVFERHEEYLYLRLVQDIITDGNLKDGRAGTGTLSKFGCQMRFNLRKTFPFLTTKKVFWRGVVEELLWFISGSTNAKVLQEKGIHIWDGNASRDYLDSSVGLKDREEGDLGPFYGFQWRHFGARYTDMHADYTGQGFDQLLDVIDKIRNNPNDRGIVLSAWNPTDLKLMVLPPCHMFVQFYVANGELSCQMYQRSADMGLGVPFSIASYALLTHIIAHVCDLVPGDFIHVIGDAHVYHTHIRPLQEQLHKLPKPFPILKINSEKKDIDSFVAADFELIGYDPHQKIEMKMAV, encoded by the exons ATGTTTGGGGATTCTATGGCAAACCTTTCCAATGGAAATGCGAATACGCAGCAGCCTGATCCTCGAAGGACTTACCAAGTGGTCGTGGCTGCCACTAAGGACATGGGTATCGGGAAAGATGGGAAGCAACCATGGAAATTGCCTTCGGATGTTAAGTTTTTTAAGGATGTGACCTTAACCACGTCGGATCTTGGGAAGAAGAATGCGGTTATAATGGGAAGGAAGACCTGGGAAAGTATTCCGCTTGAGCATAGGCCTTTTCCTGGTCGGCTTAATGTTGTTTTGACTCGTTCTGGAAGTTTTGATATTGCTACTGCTGAGAATGTTGTGATTTGTGGAAGCATGGGTTCAGCCTTGGAGTTGTTGGCTGCGTCTCCTTATTTTCTGTCGATCGAGAAAGTGTTTGTTATTGGAGGTGGTCAGATATTAAG GGAATCTTTGAATGCGCCTGGATGTGATGCTATCCACATTACAGAAATTGAGACGGATTTTGACTGTGATACTTTTATCCCTGCAATTGATACCTCTGTATTTCAGCCTTGGTGCTCTTCTTTTCCCAAGATGGAAAATGACATACGATATTGCTTTACAACTTATGTTCGAGTGAGGAGTTCTGCAATCGAGTCCCATAGTCAAAATAATGGTGTGAGCTCTGATGGTAATTCAGAAAACAGTAAGTTTGAGGTAAAAAAGTTCTCGTTCCTTCCCAAGATGGTTTTTGAGAGACACGAGGAGTATTTGTATCTCAGACTGGTTCAAGACATCATCACTGATGGCAATTTGAAGGATGGCAGGGCAGGAACTGGTACTTTATCAAAATTTGGTTGCCAG ATGCGGTTCAATCTGCGCAAAACTTTTCCGTTTCTTACAACAAAG aaagtATTTTGGCGAGGTGTTGTTGAAGAGCTCTTGTGGTTCATCAGTGGTTCAACAAATGCCAAG GTCCTTCAGGAAAAGGGTATTCACATATGGGATGGCAATGCATCCAGAGATTATCTTGACAG cAGTGTTGGGTTAAAGGACAGAGAGGAGGGTGACTTGGGACCTTTCTATGGGTTCCAGTGGAGACACTTTGGTGCTAG GTATACTGATATGCATGCCGACTACACTGGCCAAGGATTCGATCAATTGTTAGATGTTATTGACAAGATCAGGAATAATCCAAATGATCGTGGGATTGTACTCTCAGCTTGGAATCCTACTGATCTCAAATTGATGGTGCTTCCACCTTGCCATATGTTTGTTCAG ttctatGTAGCCAATGGAGAATTGTCATGCCAAATGTACCAGCGTTCTGCTGACATGGGCCTTGGTGTGCCCTTCAGCATTGCATCTTATGCTCTCTTGACACACATCATTGCTCATGTCTGTG ATCTCGTTCCAGGCGATTTCATTCATGTGATTGGTGATGCTCATGTTTATCATACTCATATCAGGCCTCTGCAGGAGCAGCTTCATAAACTGCCAAAGCCTTTCCCT ATTTTGAAGATCAATTCTGAGAAGAAAGACATCGATTCTTTTGTGGCGGCTGATTTTGAACTCATAGGCTATGATCCTCACcagaaaattgaaatgaaaatggcAGTATAG